A genomic window from Herpetosiphonaceae bacterium includes:
- a CDS encoding PIN domain-containing protein — MGALSVPASGRVYVDANIVIYAVERIEPYRTVLEPLWQAAQQRQISLVTSELTWLETLVKPLRDNNIHLEALFRSFLTAQEMMLIPATLSIWEHAARLRGLGLKTPDALHAATASTVGCSLLVTNDPIFQ, encoded by the coding sequence ATGGGAGCGTTGAGCGTTCCGGCTTCTGGTCGCGTCTATGTGGACGCCAATATCGTGATTTATGCCGTAGAGCGTATCGAACCTTATCGCACCGTGCTTGAGCCTCTTTGGCAAGCAGCACAACAACGGCAAATTTCATTGGTAACAAGCGAACTTACGTGGCTTGAAACGCTTGTCAAGCCGTTGCGGGACAACAACATTCACTTGGAAGCATTATTTCGATCATTCCTCACTGCCCAAGAGATGATGCTGATACCGGCTACACTGTCCATTTGGGAACATGCAGCACGATTACGCGGGTTGGGATTGAAGACGCCAGACGCCTTGCACGCAGCAACAGCCTCAACGGTTGGATGTAGCTTGTTGGTCACGAACGACCCGATTTTCCAGTGA
- a CDS encoding DIP1984 family protein translates to MRLAQALILRADYQRRVEQLKQRLLNNARVQEGDTPSEDPQELLSELHHLADDLVSLIQRINQTNAQTQLEPGLTLADALAQRDMLKIQHGIYRDLAQAATIKQDRYSKSEVKFQSSVNVSAIQHQADEFAKAYRELDAKIQEANWRTDVIE, encoded by the coding sequence ATGCGATTAGCCCAGGCGCTGATTTTACGCGCAGACTACCAAAGGCGCGTCGAACAGCTCAAGCAGCGGCTTTTGAATAACGCGAGAGTACAAGAAGGTGATACGCCTTCTGAAGACCCGCAGGAACTGTTGAGTGAGCTGCATCACCTCGCAGACGACCTTGTGAGCCTGATCCAGCGTATCAATCAGACAAACGCCCAGACTCAGCTTGAGCCGGGGCTGACACTCGCGGATGCACTGGCTCAGCGCGATATGCTTAAAATCCAGCATGGGATCTATCGCGATCTGGCGCAGGCGGCGACGATCAAGCAAGATCGCTATAGCAAGTCCGAGGTCAAATTTCAAAGCAGCGTGAATGTGTCCGCCATTCAACATCAAGCAGATGAATTTGCCAAGGCGTACCGCGAGCTGGATGCCAAAATTCAAGAGGCAAATTGGCGGACGGATGTGATTGAGTAG